The proteins below are encoded in one region of Bacillus vallismortis:
- the mutM gene encoding DNA-formamidopyrimidine glycosylase yields MPELPEVETVRRTLTGLVKGKTIKSVEIRWPNIIKRPAEPEEFARNLAGETIQSIGRRGKFLLFHLNHYVMVSHLRMEGKYGLHQAEAPDDKHVHVIFTMTDGTQLRYRDVRKFGTMHLFKPGEEAGELPLSQLGPEPDAEEFTSVYLKERLAKTNRAVKTALLDQKTVVGLGNIYVDEALFRAGVHPETKANALSGKTIETLHAEIKNTLQEAIDAGGSTVRSYINSQGEIGMFQLQHFVYGKKDEPCKNCGTMISKIVVGGRGTHFCAKCQKK; encoded by the coding sequence GTGCCGGAATTACCAGAGGTTGAAACGGTCCGGCGCACTCTGACCGGGCTTGTAAAGGGAAAAACAATCAAATCGGTAGAGATCAGATGGCCGAATATCATCAAACGGCCTGCCGAACCGGAGGAATTTGCGCGAAATCTAGCAGGAGAAACGATACAGTCTATCGGAAGACGGGGAAAGTTTTTGCTGTTTCATTTAAATCATTATGTCATGGTTTCCCACCTTCGAATGGAAGGGAAATACGGGCTTCATCAAGCGGAGGCGCCGGACGATAAACACGTGCATGTCATATTCACGATGACAGACGGAACCCAGCTTCGTTACAGGGATGTGCGGAAGTTTGGAACCATGCATTTATTTAAACCGGGAGAGGAAGCGGGTGAGCTCCCGCTTTCTCAGTTAGGGCCGGAGCCAGACGCAGAAGAATTTACGAGTGTGTATTTGAAAGAGCGGCTTGCCAAAACAAACCGCGCTGTCAAAACCGCTCTTCTGGATCAGAAAACGGTTGTCGGACTTGGGAACATTTATGTGGATGAGGCTCTTTTTAGAGCGGGTGTCCATCCCGAGACGAAAGCAAATGCGTTATCTGGAAAAACAATTGAAACGCTTCACGCTGAAATCAAAAACACCTTGCAGGAGGCGATTGACGCGGGCGGCAGCACAGTCCGCTCGTATATCAACTCCCAAGGGGAAATCGGAATGTTTCAGCTGCAGCATTTTGTGTACGGAAAAAAAGACGAACCTTGCAAAAATTGCGGAACGATGATCTCAAAAATTGTCGTCGGAGGCAGGGGCACGCATTTTTGCGCGAAATGCCAGAAAAAGTAG
- the coaE gene encoding dephospho-CoA kinase (Dephospho-CoA kinase (CoaE) performs the final step in coenzyme A biosynthesis.), with protein MTLVIGLTGGIASGKSTVANMLIDKGITVIDADIIAKQAVEKGMPAYRQIIDEFGEDILLPNGDIDRKKLGALVFTNEQKRLALNAIVHPAVRQEMLKRRDEAIANREAFVVLDIPLLFESKLESLVDKIIVVSVTKELQLERLMKRNQLTEEEAVSRIRSQMPLEEKTARADRVIDNSGTLEETRRQLDEIISSWA; from the coding sequence TTGACCTTAGTCATTGGTTTAACGGGAGGAATAGCTAGCGGCAAAAGCACGGTTGCCAATATGCTGATTGATAAAGGGATTACAGTTATTGATGCAGATATCATTGCAAAACAAGCGGTAGAAAAAGGGATGCCGGCCTACCGGCAAATCATTGACGAATTTGGTGAAGACATACTGCTCCCAAACGGTGATATAGATCGGAAAAAGCTAGGGGCGCTGGTATTTACAAATGAACAAAAGCGTCTCGCCTTAAATGCGATTGTTCATCCCGCAGTCAGGCAGGAAATGCTCAAGCGCCGTGATGAAGCCATCGCGAACCGGGAGGCATTTGTTGTATTGGATATCCCGCTTTTGTTCGAAAGCAAATTGGAATCTTTAGTTGATAAAATTATTGTGGTCAGTGTGACAAAAGAGCTTCAGCTCGAGCGTCTGATGAAGCGCAATCAGCTGACGGAAGAAGAAGCAGTCAGCCGTATCCGCTCTCAAATGCCCTTAGAGGAAAAAACAGCGAGAGCAGATCGAGTCATCGATAACAGCGGCACGCTTGAAGAGACCAGAAGGCAGCTTGATGAAATCATCAGCAGCTGGGCATAA
- a CDS encoding glyceraldehyde-3-phosphate dehydrogenase: MKVKVAINGFGRIGRMVFRKAMVDDQIQVVAINASYSAETLAHLIKYDTIHGRYHKEVVADENSLIVNGKKVLLLNSRDPKQLPWREYEIDIVVEATGKFNSKDKAMGHIEAGAKKVILTAPGKNEDVTIVMGVNEDQFDADRHVIISNASCTTNCLAPVVKVLDEEFGIESGLMTTVHAYTNDQKNIDNPHKDLRRARACGESIIPTTTGAAKALSLVLPHLKGKLHGLALRVPVPNVSLVDLVVDLKMDVTAEEVNEAFKRAAKTSMYGVLDYSDEPLVSTDYNTNPHSAVIDGLTTMVMEDRKIKVLAWYDNEWGYSCRVVDLIRHVAARMKHPSAV; the protein is encoded by the coding sequence ATGAAGGTAAAAGTAGCGATCAACGGGTTTGGAAGAATCGGAAGAATGGTTTTTAGAAAAGCGATGGTAGACGATCAAATTCAAGTAGTGGCCATTAACGCCAGCTATTCCGCAGAAACGCTGGCTCATTTAATAAAGTATGACACAATTCACGGCAGGTACCACAAAGAGGTTGTGGCTGATGAAAACAGCCTGATCGTAAATGGGAAGAAAGTGCTTCTGTTAAATAGCCGTGATCCAAAACAGCTGCCTTGGCGGGAATATGAGATTGACATTGTCGTGGAAGCGACAGGAAAATTTAATTCGAAGGATAAAGCGATGGGCCATATAGAAGCGGGCGCGAAAAAAGTCATTTTGACTGCTCCGGGAAAAAATGAAGACGTTACCATAGTGATGGGAGTAAATGAGGACCAATTCGACGCCGATCGCCATGTCATTATTTCAAATGCGTCATGCACGACAAACTGCCTTGCGCCTGTTGTAAAAGTGCTGGATGAAGAATTTGGCATTGAAAGCGGGCTGATGACCACAGTTCACGCGTATACAAATGACCAGAAAAATATTGATAATCCCCACAAAGATTTGCGCCGGGCGCGCGCATGCGGTGAATCCATCATTCCGACGACAACAGGAGCGGCAAAGGCGCTTTCGCTCGTGCTGCCACATCTGAAAGGAAAGCTTCACGGCCTTGCCTTGCGCGTCCCTGTTCCGAACGTCTCATTGGTTGATCTCGTTGTCGATCTGAAAATGGACGTAACCGCTGAAGAGGTAAATGAGGCATTTAAACGTGCTGCCAAAACGTCGATGTACGGTGTTCTTGATTATTCTGATGAACCGCTCGTTTCGACTGACTATAATACAAATCCGCATTCAGCGGTCATTGACGGGCTTACGACAATGGTAATGGAAGACAGAAAAATAAAGGTGCTCGCTTGGTATGATAACGAATGGGGCTACTCCTGCAGAGTCGTTGATCTGATCCGCCATGTAGCGGCACGAATGAAACATCCGTCTGCTGTATAA
- the speD gene encoding adenosylmethionine decarboxylase, whose translation METMGRHVISELWGCDFDKLNDMDFIEKTFVNAALKSGAEVREVAFHKFAPQGVSGVVIISESHLTIHSFPEHGYASIDVYTCGDLDPNVAADYIAEALHADTRENIEIPRGMGPVQIKQAQAKVL comes from the coding sequence ATGGAAACAATGGGGCGTCACGTTATCTCCGAGCTATGGGGATGCGATTTTGATAAGCTGAATGACATGGATTTTATTGAAAAAACGTTTGTAAATGCTGCTCTAAAATCAGGTGCTGAGGTGCGCGAGGTTGCATTTCACAAATTTGCACCGCAAGGCGTAAGCGGAGTTGTGATTATTTCTGAATCACATTTAACGATTCACAGTTTTCCTGAGCACGGATATGCGAGCATTGATGTTTATACTTGTGGAGACTTAGATCCTAATGTCGCTGCTGACTACATCGCAGAGGCATTACATGCTGATACAAGAGAAAACATTGAAATACCAAGAGGAATGGGGCCTGTGCAAATTAAACAGGCACAAGCGAAAGTACTATAA
- the nrdR gene encoding transcriptional regulator NrdR, producing the protein MKCPSCQHNGTRVLDSRPVDDGKSIRRRRECESCHYRFTTFEKVEETPLIVVKKEGVREEFSREKMLRGLIKACEKRPVPLKTLEDMCFDIEKELRNQGCSEVKSELVGEMVMDRLAKIDEVAYVRFASVYRQFKDINVFIDELKDLIKKER; encoded by the coding sequence TTGAAATGTCCTTCATGCCAGCATAACGGTACGCGGGTCCTAGATTCACGTCCTGTTGATGACGGAAAATCCATTCGGCGAAGACGGGAGTGCGAATCCTGCCATTACCGGTTTACCACCTTTGAGAAAGTGGAGGAAACCCCGCTTATCGTCGTGAAAAAAGAAGGCGTGCGGGAGGAATTCAGCAGAGAAAAAATGCTGCGCGGCCTCATAAAAGCATGCGAAAAAAGACCTGTTCCACTCAAAACGCTTGAAGACATGTGCTTTGATATTGAAAAAGAACTTCGCAATCAAGGCTGCTCTGAGGTGAAAAGCGAGCTCGTCGGGGAAATGGTCATGGATCGGCTGGCTAAGATTGATGAAGTCGCATATGTGCGGTTCGCGTCAGTCTATCGGCAGTTTAAAGATATAAACGTCTTTATCGACGAATTAAAAGACTTAATAAAGAAAGAGCGGTAA
- the dnaB gene encoding replication initiation membrane attachment protein DnaB, producing the protein MADYWKDVLPVDPYVVKSRSMLQDIDRQIITQLYQPLIGPVAFSLYMTLWGELEQNRLWGGESTHRQLMGMTQSNLKTIHQEQGKLEGIGLLKVYMKESERQERLFIYEILPPLRPNEFFEDGMLNVFLYNRVGKTKYQQLKQFFTHPAVSEDAKDITRPFNHAFESLQPSEWKLTSDMEETVRLAPGTEYTSVGQAPSYTITEDVFDFDLFLAGLSETMIPRKAMTQQVRDTIKKLSYLYGIDPLQMQNVVMSAIDERDVITSEALRKAASDWYQIERNGQLPNIVEKTQPVHLREGEKPAEEDSLDGKLIALLETISPKKLLQDIADGTEPSKADLKIIEEIMFEQKLEPGVTNVLIYYVMLKTDMKLSKNYIQKIASHWARKKVKTVREAMRLAIEENRQYLEWAEGKTNQPSKRNQKVIREEKLPDWMKEKETASDPESGQQKLQPQDLEEQKKKMMEEMEKLKKYSAY; encoded by the coding sequence ATGGCTGACTATTGGAAAGATGTACTGCCTGTAGATCCGTATGTGGTCAAAAGCAGATCGATGCTGCAGGATATAGACAGACAAATTATCACACAACTGTATCAGCCCTTAATCGGCCCTGTTGCATTCTCACTTTATATGACATTGTGGGGAGAGCTGGAACAAAACCGTCTGTGGGGCGGCGAGTCCACACATAGACAGCTGATGGGGATGACACAGTCTAACTTAAAAACAATCCATCAGGAACAGGGGAAGCTCGAGGGCATCGGATTGCTAAAAGTATATATGAAAGAGTCCGAGCGGCAGGAGCGCCTCTTTATATATGAAATCCTTCCGCCGCTCAGGCCAAATGAGTTTTTTGAAGACGGGATGCTGAATGTTTTTCTGTATAATAGAGTCGGAAAAACAAAATACCAGCAATTAAAACAATTTTTCACGCACCCCGCCGTTTCAGAAGATGCCAAAGACATTACGCGTCCGTTTAATCATGCGTTTGAATCACTGCAGCCGAGTGAATGGAAGCTTACATCTGATATGGAGGAAACAGTGAGACTTGCCCCGGGCACAGAATATACTTCTGTCGGACAAGCTCCGTCCTACACCATAACAGAGGATGTGTTTGATTTTGATTTGTTTTTAGCGGGTCTTTCTGAGACGATGATTCCGAGAAAAGCGATGACCCAGCAGGTGCGGGACACAATCAAAAAGCTTTCTTATCTGTACGGAATAGATCCGCTGCAGATGCAAAATGTTGTGATGAGCGCGATTGATGAACGTGACGTGATTACGTCGGAGGCTTTAAGAAAAGCGGCCAGCGACTGGTATCAAATTGAAAGAAACGGACAGCTGCCAAACATCGTGGAAAAAACACAGCCGGTGCATCTGCGTGAGGGCGAAAAACCGGCGGAAGAGGATTCGTTGGACGGGAAGCTGATCGCCTTGCTGGAGACGATTTCTCCGAAGAAGCTTTTGCAGGACATTGCCGATGGAACAGAGCCGTCAAAAGCAGATCTGAAAATCATAGAAGAAATTATGTTTGAACAAAAGCTCGAGCCAGGCGTTACAAATGTGTTGATTTATTACGTCATGCTGAAAACCGACATGAAGCTGTCGAAAAACTATATCCAAAAAATCGCCTCGCATTGGGCCCGCAAAAAGGTGAAAACGGTCAGAGAAGCGATGAGGCTCGCGATAGAAGAAAACCGTCAATATCTTGAATGGGCTGAAGGGAAAACAAATCAGCCTTCAAAACGAAACCAAAAAGTGATTCGCGAAGAAAAACTTCCTGATTGGATGAAAGAAAAGGAGACAGCGTCCGATCCAGAATCCGGACAGCAAAAGCTGCAACCGCAGGATCTGGAAGAACAGAAGAAAAAGATGATGGAAGAAATGGAAAAACTCAAAAAATACTCTGCCTATTAA
- the dnaI gene encoding primosomal protein DnaI — translation MEPIGRSLQGVTGRPDFQKRLEQMKEKVMKDQDVQAFLKENENIIDQKMIEKSLNKLYEYTGQSKKCSYCSEDEDCNNLLEGYHPKLVVNGRSIDIEYYECPVKRKLDQQKKQKSLMKSMYIQQDLLGATFQQVDISDPSRLAMFQHVTDFLKSYNETGKGKGLYLYGKFGVGKTFMLAAIANELAEKEYSSMIVYVPEFVRELKNSLQDKSLEEKLNMVKTTPVLMLDDIGAESMTSWVRDEVIGTVLQHRMSQQLPTFFSSNFSPDELKHHFTYSQRGEKEEVKAARLMERILYLAAPIRLDGENRRHP, via the coding sequence ATGGAACCAATCGGCCGTTCCCTGCAGGGCGTAACCGGCAGGCCGGATTTCCAAAAACGTCTTGAACAAATGAAGGAAAAGGTCATGAAGGATCAAGATGTTCAGGCATTTTTGAAGGAAAACGAAAACATAATTGACCAAAAAATGATCGAAAAGAGCTTGAATAAGCTTTATGAATATACCGGGCAAAGCAAGAAATGTTCTTATTGTTCGGAAGATGAAGATTGCAACAATTTGTTGGAGGGCTACCATCCGAAGCTTGTTGTCAATGGCCGGTCTATTGATATCGAGTATTATGAATGTCCGGTTAAACGGAAGCTCGATCAGCAGAAAAAACAAAAATCCCTTATGAAAAGCATGTATATTCAGCAGGATCTTCTCGGGGCGACTTTCCAGCAAGTTGATATAAGCGATCCGAGCAGGCTTGCGATGTTCCAGCATGTAACGGATTTCCTGAAAAGCTATAATGAGACGGGAAAAGGGAAAGGACTGTATTTGTACGGAAAATTCGGAGTAGGAAAAACGTTTATGCTCGCTGCGATCGCCAATGAGCTCGCGGAAAAAGAGTATTCTTCGATGATCGTCTATGTGCCCGAATTTGTGAGAGAGCTTAAGAATTCGCTGCAAGACAAATCTTTGGAAGAGAAGCTCAATATGGTTAAAACAACACCCGTATTGATGCTTGATGACATCGGAGCAGAATCAATGACGAGCTGGGTAAGGGATGAAGTCATCGGAACAGTGCTCCAGCACAGAATGTCTCAGCAGCTGCCGACTTTCTTTTCGTCTAATTTCTCACCTGACGAGCTGAAGCACCATTTTACGTACTCGCAAAGGGGAGAAAAGGAAGAAGTGAAAGCCGCAAGATTAATGGAGCGAATCTTATATTTGGCTGCTCCAATCCGCCTGGACGGAGAAAACCGCCGACATCCGTAA